A genomic region of Caenorhabditis elegans chromosome V contains the following coding sequences:
- the isy-1 gene encoding Protein isy-1 (Confirmed by transcript evidence): protein MARNAEKAMTALARWRRMKEEEERGPIARRPHDVKDCRNLSDAERFRREIVRDASKKITAIQNPGLGEFKLRDLNDEVNRLIKLKHAWEQRIRELGGTDYRKYAQKELDAIGRETGNSRGYKYFGAAKDLPGVRELFEKSTEGEEQRRHRADLLRNIDAHYFGYLDDEDGRLIPLEKLIEEKNIERINKEFAEKQAQKQQTASDAAPENIYKVEEDDDDDLETQESTVIGEDGRPMTIRHVLLPTQQDIEEMLLEQKKQELMAKYLD, encoded by the exons ATGGCCCGAAATGCGGAAAAGGCTATGACGGCGCTAGCACGATGGCGAAGAATGAAGGAGGAAGAGGAGAGG GGTCCTATTGCCAGAAGACCCCACGATGTGAAAGATTGCAGGAATTTGTCAGATGCTGAGCGATTCAGACGAGAG ATTGTGCGAGATGCTTCGAAAAAGATCACAGCTATCCAAAATCCTGGTCTCGGTGAATTCAAGCTTCGGGACTTGAATGACGAAGTTAATCGACTGATAAAACTGAAACATGCTTGGGAACAACGTATTCGAGAGTTGGGTGGTACGGACTATCG aaagtatgCACAAAAAGAACTCGATGCAATAGGGAGGGAAACGGGCAATTCCCGAGGttacaaatattttggagCTGCAAAAGATCTTCCCGGTGTACGCGAACTATTCGAAAAAAGCACAGAAGGTGAAGAACAACGACGCCATCGTGCTGATTTATTGAGAAATATCGACGCTCACTATTTTGGTTACTTGGATGACGAAGATGGTCGCTTAATTCCTTTGGAAAAACTAATTGAAGAGAAAAACATTGAACGAATCAATAAGGAGTTTGCCGAGAAACAAGCTCAAAAGCAACAAACTGCTTCCGATGCAGCACCTGAAAATATCTATAAGGTCGAAGAAGACGATGACGACGACCTGGAAACTCAAGAGTCTACAGTCATCGGAGAGGATGGACGACCAATGACTATTCGTCATGTTCTACTGCCAACTCAACAAGACATTGAAGAAATGCTTTTGGAACAAAAGAAGCAAGAACTCATGGCTAAGTATCTGGATTGA
- the nssp-65 gene encoding Activin_recp domain-containing protein (Partially confirmed by transcript evidence), translating to MTVGVSILLVIVILCRDSHQMWCLDGSDCAISNTCSLCEGAACLRVQRNHLNRVSIALTCLPHDTLIHTYYPEGCKRISLSEIACMCSHREFCNTSSRTTMPLSLLVLSSFIFLIL from the exons ATGACCGTCGGCGTCTCAATTCTTCTTGTCATTGTAATTCTGTGTCGTGACAGTCATCAGATGTGGTGCCTTGACGGTTCAGATTGTGCGATATCTAATACATGCTCATTGTGCGAAGGAGCAGCTTGTCTTCGAGTTCAGAG aaaccatCTAAACAGAGTCTCAATTGCTCTCACTTGCCTTCCTCACGATACACTTATTCACACATACTATCCAGAAGGTTGCAAAAGGATATCGTTATCTGAGATAGCGTGTATGTGTTCGCACAGAGAATTCTGCAACACATCATCACGAACGACGATGCCGCTCAGTTTACTTGTATTatcttctttcatttttctaattttgtaa
- the C13G3.1 gene encoding ELYS (Confirmed by transcript evidence), which yields MIFEVPIDHFPASSQQVSKTREHKPLRLSTVSLHSKEVNAAVAPLSPSVRRSQFNFSSEVTKSALPKVRASIPPLKRALTSPALPVQHLNLNLVRKGSNPSSQTSRNNSVTDLLKSELFKMPSRLLSTAVSLHQLA from the exons ATGATATTCGAAGTTCCAATTGATCACTTCCCAGCTTCATCTCAACAAGTCTCTAAGACTCGTGAGCATAAGCCACTTCGACTTTCAACAGTTTCACTTCATTCAAAAGAAGTTAATGCTGCAGTTGCTCCATTAAGCCCATCAG tacgCCGATCCCAATTTAATTTCTCCTCCGAAGTAACAAAGTCTGCCCTTCCAAAGGTTCGAGCATCAATTCCACCACTCAAGAGAGCTCTGACAAGTCCAGCTCTACCAGTTCAACACCTGAATCTCAACCTTGTACGCAAAGGATCAAACCCATCATCTCAAACGAGTCGCAACAATTCTGTCACTGACCTACTCAAAAGCGAATTATTCAAAATGCCATCTCGCCTCTTATCAACAGCAGTTTCCTTGCACCAGCTGGCGTAA
- the F53B7.4 gene encoding Low-density lipoprotein receptor domain class A (Partially confirmed by transcript evidence): MFLNLTFILFFITIEANAYCPFKKAYVDDILMITTDDYLSVGQDETSEVCEIEIQSLNGNLILVSITNFLMFSHRRPRNPNEIILRNSDMQFIVDSKPKGYQLMKTPVWLTIPMNLNFRSILLFSNPKECSSYESIRCPEYSLCYNCSKYCFSSSLECDGLDTCGEDESTCAFITPRTPHTSYRYGRDALSSSQIMLIGFFALNGSFIVFFLILSLCSAGLFYRCPFYAKNSNASRHTFIRYLRQAIPPALAPPPSVQGDQPKDEGEKTLTVPSTPTGHTRHRHSILSRINFQPAPALSEIEPEVEDREQSPQESICEPPAHQPEVFLRRQSLPFGLTAVPVSNDLNSKTDDKRNRFASRAMSFQH, translated from the exons atgtttctcaatttgacatttattttatttttcataactatAGAAGCAAATGCTTATTGCCCTTTTAAAAA AGCATACGTCGATGATATTTTAATGATAACAACTGATGATTACTTATCTGTTGGGCAAGATGAAACATCCGAAGtttgtgaaattgaaattcaaagtcTAAATGGAAATCTTATACTTGTTTCCATTACCAATTTCCTTATGTTTTCCCATAGAAGACCACGGAATCCAAATGAAATTATATTACGAAACTCTGATATGCAGTTCATTGTGGACAGCAAGCCAAAG ggtTATCAATTAATGAAAACTCCAGTATGGTTGACAATTCCAATGAATCTGAATTTCCGATcgattttattgttttcaaatccAAAGGAATGCTCTTCATATGAGTCTATCAGATGTCCAGAATACAGCCtatgctaca ATTGCTCCAAATACTGTTTTTCTTCGAGTCTAGAATGTGATGGATTGGATACTTGCGGAGAAGATGAATCAACTTGTGCATTTATTACT cCACGTACACCTCACACTTCATACAGATATGGTAGAGATGCTTTATCATCAAGTCAGATTATGTTAATTGGATTCTTCGCTTTAAATGGATCATTTATAG TATTCTTTCTGATATTATCACTATGTTCTGCCGGATTGTTCTATCGTTGCCCATTTTATGCCAAAAACAGCAACGCGTCTCGGCACACTTTTATTCGATATCTTCG ACAAGCAATTCCTCCTGCACTTGCTCCACCACCTTCAGTTCAAGGGGACCAACCAAAAGATGAAGGAGAAAAGACATTAACTGTTCCGTCTACACCTACAGGTCATACACGACATCGTCATTCAATTCTGAGCAGGATTAATTTTCAACCTGCTCCTGCTTTGAGTGAAATTGAACCTG AAGTGGAGGACAGAGAGCAATCACCACAAGAATCAATTTGTGAACCACCTGCACATCAGCCAGAAGTATTCCTTCGACGGCAAAGTCTTCCATTTGGACTCACTGCAGTTCCAGTCTCAAATGatttaaattccaaaactgATGATAAACGAAATAGATTCGCTTCAAGAGCTATGTCTTTTCAACATTAA